The segment TTAAAGTTAACACTTTAGGCTTGCTCAAGCCTGGTAAGGCAGTAAAGTCGAACTCTTCGAGGGTCTTGAAATAAGGGAAGTTAGCCCGGCGGATCCGGTTCTTAAGAGCGCTTTCTTCTCTGCTCAATATCTCCTGTTCTAAAAGAGCGCATAAGTATTCCTCATAAGTGCGGTTGGTTTCTGCTGCTGTGCGGGCAAAACTTTTGTAGTGCTGGGCTACCGCCGGAAGCTTCAGTTTGTGTAAATACTCTTTAAGAAGGAGTTCTGTGCTCAATGGATCATCATCCCTTTATTGCAGCTTCCCAGGATATCGAACTGTTTCAGGTTCGGCCTGGACACCCGGTAGGCTGAAAGGTCATGGGTTTCTCTGAAAGTAAGGCATTTACCGGTCAGCTGCTCAAGGATGTTTTTCACTCCGGGGGCGTGATAGACCTTTTCTTCTAAAGCCTTATTTAAGGCGGATGTTAGAGCGTCCCATCCAACTTCCCGGTGGTACGTGAGGATCTGTACAAATTCTTTTTCCGGTTGGGCATGATGTTTTTTTAAGGCCGCCAGGTAACGGTAATATACTGGCGGGAGGTCTGCACGGTGAAAGGGTTTAGCATCCTCCAAAGCCCTGGGTTTGCGGTAAAGGGCCTCAAGGTAATGATCCAAGTCATATATCTCCTCTTCCGTGCCATAAGAGTGGCGGTGAGTGGCCACCAGCCGGTGGTCAGCGTAGATTTCCACCCGGTGAACATAAGCCCGGATCACCACCAGCCGTCCTGCACAGGAAGAAGGTACAGAATAATAATTGTTTTCAAAGCGCACCAGCTGGTTCCGGGCAGCTTTGACCTCAATATGACGGCAACAGGGGAAGAAGCGGGAAGGCAGAGGAAGGAGATGCTCTTTTTCCGCCTGCCAGGCTTCATACACCGTCATCTTGGTGCCAGGTGCTTTGTGGGTCCTGGCGTAGTCCAAACAGCGCTCCAAAAACAATTCGTTTAATTCTGCCCAATCCGAAGCTTCCGGAATGGGAGTGAAAAAGTTGCGGTGGGCAAAACCTACCAGGTTTTCCGCCCCGCCCTTCTCATTCCCCCTGCCGACATTGCAGTAGCGGCTTTCAAAAAGGTAATGGCTGCGGAAAGCAATAAAGCTGTTCTGTTCAATGCGGTTTCGGCCTGCAAGAACCTTGAAAACGGCTGTCTTTAAGTTGTCGTAAGTGATACTCAGAGGAACGCCGCCCAGGAAGATAAACCCTTGGGTATGGCCTTCGAAGAAGGCTTCCTGCCTTTGGGTAGGAAAAACCATAACAAAGGGCATCCGGCTAAAGCTCAGGCGCAGGCAGAAAAACTGCACCAGTGTTTTTGCTTTGTTTAAGATGACCACATCCTCACCCCAATCACATTGGGCATTACTTCCAGGGCGGAATCCTAAGGGAATAAAGGTTTCCTTGGCGTT is part of the Bacillota bacterium genome and harbors:
- a CDS encoding IS21 family transposase; this translates as MIDVVDKEMIRRLYYVEGKSIRWISRKLGFARQTIRKALQDAEPPTYRLRGTRRRPVTGHIREVLAQWVSEEKENKRRLTGDRLYQRLVEEYGYTGSPSTIRRIVGELRRNAKETFIPLGFRPGSNAQCDWGEDVVILNKAKTLVQFFCLRLSFSRMPFVMVFPTQRQEAFFEGHTQGFIFLGGVPLSITYDNLKTAVFKVLAGRNRIEQNSFIAFRSHYLFESRYCNVGRGNEKGGAENLVGFAHRNFFTPIPEASDWAELNELFLERCLDYARTHKAPGTKMTVYEAWQAEKEHLLPLPSRFFPCCRHIEVKAARNQLVRFENNYYSVPSSCAGRLVVIRAYVHRVEIYADHRLVATHRHSYGTEEEIYDLDHYLEALYRKPRALEDAKPFHRADLPPVYYRYLAALKKHHAQPEKEFVQILTYHREVGWDALTSALNKALEEKVYHAPGVKNILEQLTGKCLTFRETHDLSAYRVSRPNLKQFDILGSCNKGMMIH
- a CDS encoding ATP-binding protein, giving the protein MSTELLLKEYLHKLKLPAVAQHYKSFARTAAETNRTYEEYLCALLEQEILSREESALKNRIRRANFPYFKTLEEFDFTALPGLSKPKVLTLSRGEYIKAKENIIFLGNSGTGKTHLAIALALCACRQGYRVRFYTAGYMGGIWSRRSQKVPGIPGQV